The Candidatus Omnitrophota bacterium genomic interval CTTGGCAAATTCCCTCATCTTTTTGTGGATCTCGGATACGCCCACATTAGGGCTTGGCGCGCTATGGTCTATTACCATTGCAAACCTATTCTTATCAAAAGCCTTTTTTACGCCAAGCCTCTTAAAACTGTCTATGATGATAGAGCTTGTGCCGTCCTGCCCGAAACAGAAATCAACGTCACAGATAGCGATATCCCCGGCTCTCACATCCTTACCGCAATGATTCGATAATATCTTTTCAGCTATAGTTTTACCCATTTTTATTCAGCCACTCCTCAATTCTATCCAAGCCCTTTTTTATCACTTCTTTGCCCGTAGCAAAACTTAGCCTTATGAATGAGTCAGCCCCAAATGGCTCACCGGGAATGACCGCTACTTTTGCCTCATCAAGCAATCTGGTCGCCACATTGGCAGAACCTGATTTTAATTTTGAGATATCACAGAATACGTAGAAAGCCCCTTCCGGCTTGGTGCAGGATATATTCTTCATTTTATTCAGGCGCGAAACCATTATATCGCGTCTATCCTGATACTCGGCCCTCATGTCATCGATAAACTTCTGGTCTCCTGTCAGCGCCGCAAGTGTCGCTTTCTGGCTTATCGAGGCGGGGTTCGATGTCGCATGGCTCTGGATATTGGCTATCGCCTTCATAATTTCCAGAGGGCCGGCAGCATAACCTATGCGCCAACCTGTCATAGAATAACTTTTCGAGACTCCATTCACAGTTATAGTAAGATCATATATATCTTTTCCCAGCGAGGCTATCGAGGTATATTTTTTATTGTCGTAAACCAGTTTTTCGTATATCTCATCGCTTATCACGAAGAATTTGTGCTTTACCGCGAGCTTGGCTATCGCATCAAGTTCATCCTTTTCATACAATGAACCGGTCGGATTTGAGGGGCTATTCAGTATAAAACATTTCGTCTTTGGGGTAATCTTTAAAGCCAGATCTTTTTCCGTAACTTTGAAATTATTCTTGGCACTCGTTGGAACAAATACGCTCTTGGCTTGGGACATATTGACCATGGCTGGATAGCTTAACCAATATGGAGACGGGATTATCACTTCGTCGCCTTCTTCGCAAAGCGCCTGGAATATATTGTTTAGCGAGTGCTTGGCGCCATTTGAAACTACTATCTGCGCGGGCGAATAGTCTAAGCCGTTGTCCTTCTTGAACTTCTTCGATATGGCTTCCCGCAGCTCAATCATCCCGCTTGAAGGCGTATACTTGGTAAAGCCTTCATTTATAGCCTTTATCGCGGCCTGTTTTATAAAGTCGGGGGTATCAAAATCAGGCTCTCCAGCGGCAAAATTTACCACGTCAATGCCCTCTTTGGCCATCTTCTTGGCCTTAGAAGTTATCTCTAAGGTGACCGATTCGCCTATATCCGCTACCCTTTTCGCAAGCTTCATCCCGCACCTTCTTCTATCAGCCCGCGCCCTTAAGAAGGTGCGGGATTCATTCATTTCCCCCATTGGTGATATCAGCATACATATTATAATATATTCCGTCGAAAACTCAAGGGGAAAAATAGGATAAATTGGATAAATTTTCTCCACCCACAAAAGCCCCCGAGGGATGGGGTACCTCGCGGGAACGCTTACTTTTCCCCTGCGAGGAAAAGTAAGCTCGGACTCATTGCTCGCTCTCCCGCCAAATAGTGTAGAATAGCCCTATATGTTATGCGGTAGCCTTGTTTTTAAAGGTATTTGGCGGGAA includes:
- a CDS encoding pyridoxal phosphate-dependent aminotransferase, whose product is MKLAKRVADIGESVTLEITSKAKKMAKEGIDVVNFAAGEPDFDTPDFIKQAAIKAINEGFTKYTPSSGMIELREAISKKFKKDNGLDYSPAQIVVSNGAKHSLNNIFQALCEEGDEVIIPSPYWLSYPAMVNMSQAKSVFVPTSAKNNFKVTEKDLALKITPKTKCFILNSPSNPTGSLYEKDELDAIAKLAVKHKFFVISDEIYEKLVYDNKKYTSIASLGKDIYDLTITVNGVSKSYSMTGWRIGYAAGPLEIMKAIANIQSHATSNPASISQKATLAALTGDQKFIDDMRAEYQDRRDIMVSRLNKMKNISCTKPEGAFYVFCDISKLKSGSANVATRLLDEAKVAVIPGEPFGADSFIRLSFATGKEVIKKGLDRIEEWLNKNG